In Bradyrhizobium guangxiense, the following are encoded in one genomic region:
- a CDS encoding class I adenylate-forming enzyme family protein: protein MSPREIFALRDHLGAELKGRTISDAHEVVSLTDILSQTVLGGRLRGLSGRSVLLKLSDQLRSGLAMIELDGIARRMLLCPPDLNPAHLDALIADAGIDAVVTDEPDRWVNSGVSLVVTAQLPLQPTVPAQTERATEWLMLTSGTSGVPKIVGHTLEALTGAIVAEGPARGPAPVWATFYDIRRYGGLQIFLRAVLSGGSMVLSDPHEALGDHVARLKARGVSHISGTPSHWRKLLMSGSAAQFAPSYVRLSGEIADQAVLDGLKAAFPNSSVGHAYASTEAGVGFAVNDGLEGFPADYLGNRDGVEMKVVDGSLRIRSTRTAHAYVGRSAAPLTDADGFVDSGDIVELRGERYYFVGRRGGIINIGGLKVHPEEIEAVINRHPDVRMSRAKSRKSPITGGIVVADVILADGTDPARAKEIRDQILDRCRAQLAPHKVPAVIRFVEALDVTPAGKLARTDA, encoded by the coding sequence ATGTCCCCGCGTGAGATCTTTGCGCTCCGCGACCATCTCGGCGCGGAGCTGAAGGGCCGCACGATCTCCGATGCGCATGAGGTCGTGTCGTTGACCGACATCCTGTCGCAGACGGTCCTCGGCGGCCGCCTGCGCGGATTGTCGGGCCGCTCGGTGCTGCTCAAATTGTCCGACCAGCTCCGGTCGGGCCTTGCCATGATCGAGCTCGACGGCATCGCGCGTCGCATGCTGCTCTGCCCGCCCGATCTCAACCCGGCACATCTCGACGCGCTGATCGCGGATGCCGGGATCGATGCCGTCGTCACCGACGAGCCCGATCGCTGGGTCAATTCGGGCGTATCGCTCGTCGTCACTGCACAATTGCCGCTTCAACCCACTGTGCCGGCCCAGACCGAACGCGCCACGGAATGGCTGATGCTGACCTCGGGCACGTCGGGCGTGCCGAAGATCGTTGGCCATACGCTGGAGGCGCTGACCGGTGCCATCGTCGCCGAAGGCCCCGCGCGCGGACCTGCGCCGGTTTGGGCGACGTTCTACGATATCCGCCGCTATGGCGGCCTGCAGATCTTCCTTCGTGCCGTTCTCTCCGGCGGCTCGATGGTGTTGTCGGATCCGCATGAGGCACTCGGCGATCACGTCGCGCGGCTGAAGGCGCGTGGTGTCTCGCATATCTCCGGCACGCCTTCGCACTGGCGCAAGCTTCTGATGAGCGGTTCGGCCGCGCAATTCGCGCCGTCTTACGTCCGCCTTTCCGGTGAAATCGCCGACCAGGCAGTGCTGGACGGGTTGAAGGCCGCATTCCCCAATTCCTCCGTCGGTCATGCCTATGCCTCGACCGAAGCCGGTGTCGGCTTTGCGGTGAATGACGGGCTGGAAGGCTTTCCGGCCGACTATCTCGGCAATCGCGACGGCGTCGAGATGAAGGTGGTCGACGGCTCGCTGCGGATCCGCTCGACGCGCACTGCGCATGCCTATGTCGGCCGCAGCGCCGCGCCGCTCACCGATGCGGACGGATTCGTCGACAGCGGCGACATCGTCGAGCTGCGCGGCGAGCGCTACTATTTCGTCGGCCGCCGCGGCGGCATCATCAATATCGGCGGGCTGAAGGTTCACCCCGAAGAGATCGAGGCGGTGATCAACCGCCATCCCGACGTGCGGATGTCGCGGGCCAAGTCGCGCAAGAGCCCGATCACCGGCGGCATCGTGGTCGCCGATGTGATCCTCGCCGACGGGACCGACCCGGCGCGCGCGAAAGAGATCCGCGACCAGATCCTGGACCGGTGCCGCGCGCAGCTTGCCCCCCACAAGGTGCCGGCGGTGATCCGCTTCGTCGAGGCGCTCGATGTCACCCCGGCCGGAAAACTGGCGCGCACCGATGCATAG
- a CDS encoding SDR family NAD(P)-dependent oxidoreductase: protein MHRNVLVTGGSRGIGLAIGRRLVGAGYNVIAAARRESDELKAAITEAGGRLHFRSCDLAVIDAIPAFAKLVRDEFGPVYGLVNNAGLGTEGLLATMHNSEIEALVQLNVLSPIILTKYVARQMMADGAGRIINMSSIIATTGYNGLSVYGATKAAAAGFTRSLAREVGKVGITVNAIAPGFIDTELTHNLSDEGRKRIAGRSALRRLPETDDVARMVEYLLGEGGRNVTGAVFTIDAGNTA, encoded by the coding sequence ATGCATAGGAACGTTCTCGTCACCGGCGGCAGCCGCGGCATCGGTCTTGCGATCGGCAGACGCCTGGTCGGTGCCGGCTATAACGTGATCGCGGCGGCGCGGCGCGAGAGCGACGAGCTCAAGGCGGCAATTACCGAGGCGGGCGGGCGGCTGCATTTCCGTTCCTGCGATCTCGCCGTGATCGACGCGATCCCGGCTTTCGCAAAGCTCGTGCGCGACGAGTTCGGCCCGGTCTACGGCCTCGTCAACAATGCCGGCCTCGGCACCGAAGGCCTGCTCGCCACCATGCATAATTCCGAGATCGAGGCGCTGGTGCAACTCAACGTGCTGTCGCCGATCATCCTTACCAAATATGTGGCGCGGCAGATGATGGCGGACGGCGCCGGCCGCATCATCAACATGTCCTCGATTATCGCCACGACCGGTTATAACGGCCTGTCCGTCTATGGTGCGACCAAGGCCGCTGCCGCCGGCTTCACCCGCTCGCTGGCGCGCGAGGTCGGCAAGGTCGGCATCACCGTGAACGCAATCGCGCCGGGCTTCATCGACACCGAGCTGACGCACAATCTGTCCGACGAGGGGCGCAAGCGCATCGCCGGGCGCAGCGCGCTGCGCCGCCTGCCGGAGACCGACGACGTCGCGCGCATGGTGGAATATCTGCTGGGGGAAGGCGGCCGCAACGTCACCGGGGCCGTGTTCACGATCGACGCCGGGAATACCGCATAG
- a CDS encoding long-chain-acyl-CoA synthetase has product MNNMTTGVIERPKALRTPSASKIWLKAIELTARIEALPGRLFADVVDDWAQRQPDRLALLADDTSLDYAGLSKRINRYARWARSVGLAKGETVALIMPNGVDYVAAWLGISRVGGVVALLNTKLVGPSLAHCIDVAKPTHIIVAHELMGTLKGAAPHLKTEAKVWTHGDSRSDRAIDVALAALDDGLLSPEEHGEVSIADRALLIYTSGTTGLPKAASISHRRILNWGFWFAGLTGAGPQDRLYDCLPLFHSVGGIVAPCSMLAAGGSVVIAEKFSASHFWSDIVRHDCTLFQYIGELCRYLLKAAPSEYENRHRLRLVCGNGLRGDIWEDFQARFAIPRILEFYAATEGNFSLFNVEGQPGAIGRIPPLLAHRSPANLVRLDPDSGAPLRNEEGFCVACARGEAGEAIGRIGTADEGGGRFEGYTDAGETEKKILRDVFAKGDAWFRTGDLMRIDEKGFFHFVDRIGDTFRWKGENVATSEVNDAMRDFTGVVDATTYGVSIPGTDGRAGMSAIVVNEGFDITALPAHPAQPLPAYAHPVFVRVSRELQATETFKQKKGDLSREGFDPATISDPLFMADLRSGAYLPLDAEVHARILDGSIRL; this is encoded by the coding sequence GTGAACAATATGACCACCGGCGTCATCGAGCGACCGAAAGCCCTGCGCACGCCTTCGGCTTCGAAGATCTGGCTGAAGGCCATCGAGCTCACCGCGCGGATCGAGGCTCTGCCGGGTCGCCTGTTCGCCGACGTCGTCGACGATTGGGCGCAGCGCCAGCCGGACCGCCTCGCGCTGCTTGCGGATGACACAAGCCTCGATTACGCGGGTCTGTCGAAGCGCATCAATCGCTACGCGCGCTGGGCGCGCTCGGTCGGCCTGGCCAAGGGCGAGACTGTCGCGCTGATCATGCCGAACGGCGTCGACTACGTCGCGGCCTGGCTCGGGATCAGCCGGGTCGGCGGCGTGGTCGCGCTGCTCAACACCAAGCTGGTCGGGCCCTCGCTCGCGCATTGCATCGACGTCGCCAAGCCCACGCATATCATCGTCGCCCACGAGTTGATGGGGACGCTGAAGGGCGCAGCGCCGCATCTGAAGACAGAGGCCAAGGTATGGACGCATGGCGATTCCCGCAGTGATCGCGCCATCGATGTCGCGCTTGCGGCGCTGGACGATGGGCTCCTGTCGCCGGAGGAGCACGGCGAGGTCAGCATCGCCGATCGTGCGCTGCTGATCTACACCTCGGGCACGACAGGTCTGCCGAAGGCCGCCAGCATCAGTCACCGGCGCATTCTCAATTGGGGTTTTTGGTTCGCCGGTCTGACCGGCGCAGGTCCGCAGGACCGGCTCTATGATTGCCTGCCGCTGTTCCACTCCGTCGGCGGCATCGTCGCGCCCTGCAGCATGCTCGCTGCCGGCGGCTCGGTGGTGATCGCAGAGAAGTTCTCGGCCTCGCATTTCTGGTCCGACATTGTTCGTCACGACTGCACGCTGTTTCAATATATCGGCGAGCTCTGCCGTTATCTGCTCAAGGCGGCGCCGTCGGAATACGAGAACCGCCATCGTCTCCGCCTCGTCTGCGGCAACGGCCTGCGCGGCGATATCTGGGAAGACTTTCAGGCCCGGTTCGCCATTCCCCGTATCCTCGAATTCTATGCGGCGACGGAAGGCAATTTCTCGCTGTTCAACGTCGAGGGCCAGCCGGGCGCGATCGGCCGCATCCCACCACTGCTCGCGCATCGCTCCCCCGCCAATCTCGTCAGGCTCGACCCCGACAGCGGCGCGCCGCTGCGCAACGAAGAGGGGTTTTGCGTCGCCTGCGCCCGCGGCGAGGCCGGCGAAGCCATCGGCCGCATCGGCACTGCCGATGAAGGCGGCGGCCGCTTCGAGGGCTACACCGACGCCGGCGAGACCGAGAAGAAGATTCTCCGCGATGTGTTCGCCAAGGGTGATGCCTGGTTCCGCACCGGCGATTTGATGCGGATCGACGAAAAGGGATTCTTCCATTTCGTCGACCGCATCGGCGACACGTTCCGCTGGAAGGGCGAGAACGTCGCGACTTCGGAGGTGAACGACGCGATGCGCGATTTCACCGGCGTGGTCGACGCCACCACCTACGGCGTCAGCATCCCCGGCACCGACGGCCGCGCCGGCATGAGCGCCATCGTCGTCAACGAGGGGTTCGACATTACGGCGCTGCCCGCACATCCCGCGCAGCCCCTGCCGGCCTATGCACATCCCGTCTTCGTCCGCGTTTCGCGCGAGCTCCAGGCGACCGAGACGTTCAAGCAGAAGAAGGGCGATCTGTCGCGGGAAGGCTTCGATCCCGCCACGATTTCCGATCCGCTGTTCATGGCGGACTTGAGATCCGGGGCCTATCTCCCGCTCGACGCCGAGGTTCATGCACGCATCCTGGACGGCTCGATCCGGCTGTAG
- a CDS encoding acyl carrier protein, which yields MSVRSKVIEAIRQIAKEQNVTLPELSDDLSLHETGFDSLAFAILVARLEDETGVDPFTISEDAAFPATVGDFVRAYENVPA from the coding sequence ATGTCGGTAAGGTCTAAGGTCATTGAGGCGATCCGGCAGATCGCCAAGGAGCAAAACGTCACGCTTCCCGAACTCTCGGACGATCTGTCGCTGCACGAGACGGGCTTCGATTCGCTCGCCTTCGCCATTCTGGTCGCGCGCCTCGAGGATGAGACCGGCGTCGACCCCTTCACCATTTCCGAGGACGCAGCGTTCCCCGCCACGGTGGGTGATTTCGTGCGGGCCTACGAAAATGTCCCCGCGTGA
- a CDS encoding DUF3095 domain-containing protein — translation MTSGESFYGDIPVFRGFTSLMDPALYAPLPDDWNIGVADIVDSTKAIAAQRYKAVNMAGAAVIAAVTNALEGREFPFVFGGDGASFAVAPSDLDAAREALAATATWVREDLDLTMRVALVPVSAIRAQGLDVRVARFGPSANLSYAMFSGGGLAWADAAMKRGEFAVAEAPAGTQPDLSGLSCRFEVIPASRGLILSVLVMPARGADPQLFRKVIEDIIDLVERSPDGARPVPSQGPPLKWPPQGLDYEARTRRGKSLLARRATVLAYTLFVYLVMRFDLKVGGFVPNIYRRQVVENSDFRKYDDGLRMILDCTPQLERTLSDRLAAAAREGTVRYGLHRQDAAMMTCFTPSVLRSDHVHFIDGARGGYASAATALKAMMV, via the coding sequence ATGACGTCAGGCGAATCCTTCTATGGCGACATTCCAGTGTTCCGCGGCTTCACCAGCCTGATGGATCCTGCGCTCTATGCTCCGCTCCCGGACGATTGGAACATCGGCGTTGCCGATATCGTCGATTCCACCAAGGCGATCGCCGCGCAGCGCTACAAGGCGGTCAACATGGCCGGTGCGGCCGTGATCGCGGCGGTGACGAACGCATTGGAGGGCCGCGAATTCCCCTTCGTGTTCGGCGGCGACGGCGCCAGCTTCGCGGTGGCACCTTCCGACCTCGATGCCGCCCGCGAGGCGCTGGCCGCGACCGCGACCTGGGTGCGGGAAGATCTCGACCTGACGATGCGGGTCGCGCTGGTGCCGGTGAGCGCCATCCGCGCGCAGGGTCTCGACGTGCGCGTTGCGCGCTTCGGGCCGTCGGCGAACCTGTCCTACGCGATGTTCTCGGGCGGCGGGCTCGCCTGGGCCGACGCCGCAATGAAGCGCGGCGAGTTTGCGGTCGCCGAGGCGCCAGCCGGCACGCAGCCCGATCTGTCCGGCCTGTCCTGCCGCTTCGAGGTGATTCCGGCCTCACGTGGGTTGATCCTGTCGGTGCTGGTGATGCCTGCACGCGGCGCCGATCCGCAGCTCTTTCGCAAGGTGATCGAGGACATCATTGATCTCGTCGAGCGCAGCCCTGACGGTGCGCGCCCGGTGCCGTCGCAGGGGCCGCCCTTGAAATGGCCGCCGCAGGGGCTGGACTACGAGGCCCGCACCCGGCGCGGCAAGTCGCTACTCGCGCGCCGCGCGACCGTGCTGGCCTACACCTTGTTCGTCTATCTGGTCATGCGTTTCGACCTCAAGGTCGGCGGCTTCGTGCCCAACATCTACCGGCGTCAGGTCGTCGAGAATTCGGACTTCCGAAAATATGACGACGGCCTGCGCATGATCCTCGACTGTACGCCGCAGCTCGAACGCACGCTCAGCGATCGCCTTGCGGCCGCCGCGCGCGAGGGCACCGTGCGCTACGGCCTCCATCGCCAGGACGCCGCCATGATGACCTGCTTCACCCCGTCGGTCCTGCGCAGCGATCACGTGCACTTCATCGACGGCGCACGGGGCGGCTACGCCTCGGCGGCGACGGCGCTAAAGGCGATGATGGTGTGA
- the htpG gene encoding molecular chaperone HtpG, with translation MTTSDTAVHTQPFQAEVSELLHLMVHSVYSETDIFLRELVSNASDACDKLRYEAIASPALLGDGDALKIRIIPNKKANTLTIADNGIGMERQELIDHLGTIARSGTKAFVSKLKEAKDGLGLIGQFGVGFYSAFMVAEKITVISRRAGESDVWTWTSSGGSGFEIARASDEEAARVKRGTEIVLHLKDDAKKYLETYEIERIVGAYSDNILFPIELVPEEGEPRQINSASALWQRSKSELTADDYKKAYQQIASAFDDPAMTLHYRAEGRYSYAVLLFAPSTKPFDLFEPNRKGRVKLYVRRVFITDDADLLPGYLRFIRGVVDSEDLPLNISREMLQNNPQLAQIRKAVATRVVSELESLADKDAENFAKIWDAFGAVLKEGIYEDFERREKLLALSRFTTTSGEKRSLKQVIADFKPNQTEIYYLVGDSIERLKSNPRLEAATARGIEVLLLSDPVDAFWTSMPSEFEGKPLKSLSQGDLNLDLIPRVDEADEAKKEAPPADEAATIAVIKAALGERVSDVKASTRLTSSASCLVADSQGPSRELERILSQQTRGMRTKPILEINLRHPLVTAITKAQAGSTAVDDLSLLLLEQAQILDGELPEDPAAFAARLNRLVLQGLGV, from the coding sequence TATTTTCCTGCGCGAGCTCGTCTCCAATGCCTCCGACGCCTGCGACAAGCTGCGCTACGAGGCGATCGCCAGCCCGGCCCTGCTGGGCGACGGCGATGCGCTCAAGATCCGGATCATCCCGAACAAGAAGGCCAATACGCTCACCATCGCCGACAACGGTATCGGCATGGAGCGGCAGGAGCTGATCGACCATCTCGGCACCATCGCCCGCTCCGGCACCAAGGCGTTCGTGTCGAAGCTGAAGGAGGCCAAGGACGGCCTCGGCCTGATCGGCCAGTTCGGCGTCGGCTTCTATTCCGCCTTCATGGTCGCCGAGAAGATCACCGTGATCAGCCGCCGCGCCGGCGAGAGCGATGTCTGGACCTGGACGTCCTCCGGCGGCTCCGGCTTCGAGATCGCCCGTGCCAGTGACGAGGAAGCCGCGCGCGTCAAGCGCGGCACCGAGATCGTCCTGCACCTGAAGGACGATGCCAAGAAATATCTCGAGACCTACGAGATCGAGCGTATCGTCGGCGCCTATTCCGACAACATCCTGTTCCCCATCGAGCTCGTGCCGGAAGAAGGCGAGCCGCGCCAGATCAATTCGGCGAGTGCGCTGTGGCAGCGCTCGAAATCCGAGCTGACCGCGGACGATTACAAGAAGGCCTATCAGCAGATCGCGTCGGCCTTCGACGATCCCGCGATGACGCTGCACTACCGTGCCGAAGGACGCTACTCCTACGCCGTGCTGCTGTTCGCGCCCTCGACCAAGCCGTTCGACCTGTTCGAGCCGAACCGCAAGGGGCGCGTGAAGCTCTACGTCCGGCGCGTCTTCATCACCGATGATGCCGATCTGTTGCCGGGGTACCTGCGCTTCATCCGCGGCGTCGTCGACAGCGAGGATCTCCCGCTCAACATCTCCCGCGAGATGCTGCAGAACAATCCGCAGCTGGCGCAGATCCGCAAAGCGGTGGCGACCCGGGTCGTGTCGGAGCTCGAAAGCCTCGCCGACAAGGATGCGGAGAACTTTGCCAAGATCTGGGACGCGTTCGGTGCGGTGCTCAAGGAAGGCATTTACGAGGATTTCGAGCGGCGCGAAAAGCTGCTGGCGCTGTCGCGTTTCACCACGACGTCGGGCGAGAAGCGTTCGCTGAAGCAGGTCATTGCCGATTTCAAGCCGAACCAGACCGAGATCTACTATCTCGTCGGCGACAGCATCGAGCGGCTGAAATCCAATCCGCGGCTCGAGGCGGCAACCGCGCGCGGCATCGAGGTGCTGCTGCTGTCCGATCCCGTCGACGCCTTCTGGACCTCGATGCCCTCGGAGTTCGAGGGAAAGCCGTTGAAATCGCTGAGCCAGGGCGATCTCAATCTCGACCTGATCCCGCGCGTCGACGAGGCCGACGAGGCGAAGAAGGAGGCGCCGCCCGCCGATGAAGCCGCCACCATCGCCGTGATCAAGGCCGCGCTCGGGGAGCGCGTCAGCGACGTCAAGGCCTCGACGCGGCTCACCAGCTCGGCCTCCTGCCTCGTCGCCGACAGCCAGGGCCCGAGCCGCGAGCTCGAGCGCATCCTGTCGCAGCAGACCCGCGGCATGCGCACAAAGCCGATCCTCGAGATCAATTTGCGCCATCCGCTCGTGACTGCGATCACCAAGGCGCAAGCCGGTTCGACGGCGGTCGATGATCTCAGCCTGCTCCTGCTCGAGCAGGCGCAAATCCTCGACGGCGAGCTGCCAGAGGACCCGGCTGCGTTTGCGGCGAGGCTGAACCGGCTGGTGTTGCAGGGCCTCGGCGTATAG
- a CDS encoding DUF3551 domain-containing protein, with the protein MRLSILTLTAITTLLVAADASAQTYDPRYPVCMHVYTPGGGFGGGGGDYFDCSFTSLPQCRATASGRSASCDLNPYYAFDQPPQQRRRHKKVQ; encoded by the coding sequence ATGCGCTTGTCGATCTTGACCCTCACCGCGATTACCACGCTGCTGGTCGCGGCAGATGCCAGCGCCCAGACCTATGATCCGCGTTACCCGGTGTGCATGCACGTTTACACGCCCGGCGGCGGCTTCGGCGGGGGCGGCGGGGACTATTTCGACTGCTCCTTCACCTCACTGCCGCAGTGCCGCGCGACCGCATCGGGTCGCTCGGCCAGCTGCGACCTCAACCCCTACTACGCCTTCGACCAGCCACCGCAGCAGCGCCGGCGCCACAAGAAGGTGCAATAG
- a CDS encoding MATE family efflux transporter, translating to MTIDAPVDAAPPVAPVASPIASLLTAPILPTLLRLAIPNMIAMVGSTLVAVAETSYIGRLGTIPLAAIALVFPFAMLTQMMSAGAMGGGVSSAISRALGAGDRDRAATLALHAAIIGLCGGLFFTAMMLGFGRTFFTLLGGRERVLEEACGYSQVLFSGAVAIWLVNTLASVIRGTGDMRLPSMTLIGASVLQIALGGTLGLGLFGVPQFGMPGVASGQLIAFSCAAVFFLWYLLSGRSRLQLDFRAFHFERAMFLDILRVGAVACLSPLQTVLTILIFTKILATFGTEMLAGYGIGSRLEFLLIPITFAFGIASVPMVGMAMGAGHVRRARRVAWTAAAASGLTVGLIGLVVALAPSLWVGLFTGDPGVTAAAHSYFHWAGPAFVFFGIGVSLYFSSQGAARVGGPVLASTARLLIVAIGGIGLMTAQAPAWTLFALVGGAMVVFGLSTAASVALARWGK from the coding sequence ATGACGATCGACGCTCCCGTAGACGCTGCCCCGCCGGTTGCGCCGGTCGCCTCCCCAATCGCCAGCCTCCTGACCGCGCCGATCCTGCCGACGCTGCTCCGGCTCGCGATCCCCAACATGATCGCGATGGTCGGCAGCACGCTGGTTGCGGTGGCCGAGACGTCCTATATCGGCCGGCTCGGCACCATCCCGCTCGCCGCGATCGCGCTGGTGTTTCCGTTCGCAATGCTGACGCAGATGATGAGTGCGGGCGCGATGGGCGGCGGGGTCTCCTCTGCCATCAGCCGCGCGCTCGGCGCAGGGGATCGCGACCGCGCCGCGACGCTGGCCTTGCATGCCGCCATCATCGGCCTCTGCGGCGGACTGTTCTTCACGGCGATGATGCTCGGCTTCGGCCGCACCTTCTTCACGTTGCTCGGCGGCCGCGAGCGCGTGCTGGAAGAGGCCTGCGGCTACTCGCAAGTGCTGTTCTCCGGCGCCGTCGCGATCTGGCTCGTCAACACCCTGGCCTCGGTGATCCGCGGCACCGGCGACATGCGCCTGCCCTCGATGACACTGATCGGGGCGAGCGTGCTCCAGATCGCGCTCGGCGGCACGCTGGGGCTCGGCCTGTTCGGAGTGCCGCAATTCGGCATGCCGGGCGTCGCCAGCGGCCAGCTGATCGCGTTCAGCTGCGCTGCGGTCTTCTTCCTCTGGTATCTGTTGTCCGGCCGCAGCCGGCTGCAGCTCGACTTCCGCGCATTTCATTTCGAGCGCGCGATGTTCCTGGACATTCTCAGAGTGGGCGCGGTGGCCTGCCTGTCGCCGCTGCAGACCGTGCTCACGATTTTGATCTTCACCAAGATCCTGGCGACCTTCGGCACCGAAATGCTGGCAGGCTATGGCATCGGCTCGCGGCTGGAATTCTTGCTGATCCCGATCACCTTCGCCTTCGGCATCGCCTCGGTGCCGATGGTCGGCATGGCGATGGGCGCTGGACATGTGAGGCGGGCGCGGCGTGTCGCCTGGACCGCAGCTGCGGCCTCCGGCCTCACGGTCGGGCTGATCGGCCTCGTCGTCGCACTCGCTCCGTCGCTGTGGGTCGGGCTCTTTACGGGCGATCCCGGCGTCACCGCCGCCGCGCACAGCTATTTCCATTGGGCCGGGCCGGCCTTCGTGTTCTTCGGCATAGGCGTGTCGCTCTACTTCTCCTCGCAAGGCGCGGCGCGCGTCGGCGGGCCCGTGCTGGCCTCCACCGCGCGTCTTCTGATCGTCGCGATCGGCGGCATCGGTCTGATGACGGCGCAGGCGCCGGCCTGGACGTTGTTCGCGCTGGTCGGCGGCGCTATGGTCGTGTTCGGCCTGTCGACTGCGGCGTCGGTTGCCCTCGCGCGCTGGGGCAAATGA
- a CDS encoding Bug family tripartite tricarboxylate transporter substrate binding protein produces the protein MITRRHFLQTAAGAAAALAAPRAFALGNPSYPSHSVKWVVPYAPGGATDVLSRLLCQRLSDRLGQTFVVENKPGAGSNIGTQAVITSAPDGYTLLLTSTANAINASFDPALPYDFAQGIAPVAGVARIPLVLVVNNDLPVKTVADFIAYARANPGRISIASSGIGTSLHLSGELFKSMAGVQFTHVPYRGSAPGLTDVMSGQIQGMFDNVTSSFELVRAGKLRALGVTTRERSEILPDVPSIADTLPGYETSSFYGVGAPRDTPREIVDLLNREIDAALSDSVIKARIAELGAIPLHGNASEFGGMLAAETERWRKVVELSGVRKE, from the coding sequence ATGATCACCAGACGACATTTTCTCCAGACTGCCGCCGGTGCCGCAGCCGCGCTCGCGGCGCCGCGCGCTTTTGCGCTCGGCAACCCCTCCTATCCCTCGCACAGCGTGAAATGGGTGGTGCCATACGCACCAGGTGGCGCAACCGACGTGCTGTCGCGGCTGCTGTGCCAGCGGCTGTCCGACCGGCTCGGCCAGACCTTCGTCGTCGAGAACAAGCCTGGTGCCGGCAGCAACATCGGGACGCAGGCAGTCATCACCTCGGCACCCGACGGCTACACGCTGCTGCTGACCTCGACTGCGAATGCGATCAACGCCTCGTTCGATCCGGCGTTGCCCTATGATTTCGCCCAGGGCATCGCGCCCGTCGCGGGAGTCGCGCGGATTCCGCTGGTGCTGGTCGTCAACAACGATCTGCCGGTGAAGACCGTCGCCGACTTCATCGCCTACGCCAGGGCCAATCCCGGCAGGATATCGATCGCCTCCTCAGGCATCGGCACCTCGCTGCACCTCTCGGGCGAATTGTTCAAGTCGATGGCCGGTGTGCAGTTCACCCACGTCCCCTATCGCGGTTCGGCGCCGGGCTTGACCGATGTGATGAGCGGGCAGATTCAGGGCATGTTCGACAACGTCACCTCGTCCTTCGAGCTGGTGCGCGCCGGCAAGCTGCGCGCCCTCGGCGTCACCACGCGCGAGCGCTCCGAGATCCTGCCCGACGTGCCTTCAATCGCCGACACGCTGCCCGGCTACGAGACGAGCTCGTTCTACGGCGTCGGCGCCCCGCGCGACACACCGCGCGAGATCGTCGATCTGCTCAATCGCGAGATCGACGCTGCGCTGTCCGATTCCGTGATCAAGGCCCGCATCGCCGAGCTCGGCGCCATCCCGCTGCATGGCAACGCCAGTGAGTTCGGCGGCATGCTGGCGGCCGAGACCGAGCGCTGGCGCAAGGTGGTCGAGCTGTCCGGGGTCAGGAAGGAATAG
- a CDS encoding DUF3551 domain-containing protein has product MRFSFGLVLTAAALLTAEPLQAQTFDPRYPVCMHVYSGANGGGGEWYDCSFTSLPQCRATASGRSAICDLNPYYPLNPPPQQFRHRRGG; this is encoded by the coding sequence ATGCGCTTCTCGTTCGGCCTGGTCTTGACCGCAGCCGCACTGCTCACGGCAGAGCCGTTGCAGGCGCAGACCTTTGATCCCCGATACCCCGTCTGCATGCATGTTTATTCAGGTGCGAACGGGGGAGGCGGTGAGTGGTACGACTGCTCCTTCACCTCGTTACCGCAGTGCCGCGCCACCGCTTCGGGTCGCTCCGCAATCTGCGATCTCAATCCGTACTACCCGCTCAATCCGCCGCCGCAGCAGTTTCGCCACAGGCGTGGCGGCTAA
- a CDS encoding DUF2147 domain-containing protein → MTSRFASLILLLAALLGTSAARAQNIDGTWLTQAGDARVKITKCGSGICGVVAWLREPYDTATGQPATDSKNPNPALAKRPIIGLPLFSGMPPAGPNKWSGQIYNADDGSTYASSVTVTGADSLRVEGCVGALCGGETWTRAGR, encoded by the coding sequence ATGACTTCCAGATTCGCATCTCTCATCCTCCTCCTTGCCGCGCTGCTTGGTACATCTGCCGCTCGTGCGCAGAACATCGACGGGACGTGGCTGACCCAGGCGGGTGATGCGCGCGTCAAGATCACCAAATGCGGCAGCGGCATCTGCGGTGTCGTCGCCTGGCTGCGCGAGCCCTACGACACCGCAACCGGCCAGCCCGCCACCGACAGCAAGAATCCCAATCCCGCACTCGCCAAGCGTCCGATCATTGGTTTACCGCTGTTCAGCGGCATGCCACCGGCGGGGCCGAACAAATGGTCCGGCCAGATCTACAATGCCGATGACGGCAGCACCTATGCCAGCAGCGTCACCGTGACGGGAGCAGATTCGCTGCGGGTCGAAGGCTGCGTCGGCGCACTTTGCGGTGGCGAGACCTGGACGCGCGCGGGGCGGTGA